A region of Clostridium acetobutylicum ATCC 824 DNA encodes the following proteins:
- a CDS encoding phage holin, LLH family produces the protein MDISVNEIIAYIFYIVIISIGGYIAKQYKAHSKQLIELKEIEEKKAQKLLGEQNYEKARQIVVDGVYRTEQLAKEMVEEKWNSLDKQNKTLQYVSEQLQKVGIQISQEDICNIIKATVGHMNINNH, from the coding sequence ATGGATATAAGTGTAAATGAAATTATTGCGTATATTTTTTATATTGTTATTATTAGTATTGGTGGATATATAGCTAAACAATATAAAGCACATAGTAAACAGCTTATAGAGCTTAAGGAAATAGAAGAAAAAAAAGCACAGAAGCTTTTGGGAGAACAAAATTATGAAAAGGCAAGACAAATTGTAGTGGATGGTGTTTATAGGACAGAGCAGTTAGCCAAAGAAATGGTGGAAGAAAAGTGGAATTCTTTAGATAAGCAGAATAAAACTCTTCAGTATGTGAGTGAACAGTTACAGAAGGTAGGTATTCAAATTTCACAGGAGGATATTTGCAATATAATAAAAGCTACGGTAGGACATATGAACATTAATAATCACTAA